In a single window of the Candidatus Nanosynbacter featherlites genome:
- the rplF gene encoding 50S ribosomal protein L6, translating into MSRIGKLPVVIPAGVTITVDSGDVVVKGPKGELTQFITPAVEVKVEDGQVTVHPKDESKTARAQHGLMRALINNMVIGVTKGYEKRLEVNGVGFRVSSSNNELEMALGFSHPVKYKAPEGITVTNEKMTIIVSGINKQQVGQVAAEIRALKKPEPYKGKGIKYADEQILRKAGKTGK; encoded by the coding sequence CTGAGTCGAATCGGAAAACTGCCGGTGGTTATTCCGGCCGGTGTGACAATCACGGTTGACTCTGGTGACGTGGTCGTAAAGGGCCCGAAAGGTGAATTGACACAATTCATCACGCCAGCAGTTGAGGTGAAAGTCGAAGACGGACAAGTCACGGTTCATCCGAAGGATGAGTCCAAAACTGCTCGCGCCCAGCACGGTCTGATGCGCGCGCTGATCAACAACATGGTAATCGGCGTTACCAAAGGCTACGAGAAGCGTCTCGAGGTCAATGGTGTCGGGTTCCGCGTGAGTTCCAGCAACAACGAACTGGAAATGGCGCTCGGGTTTTCACACCCAGTCAAATACAAAGCCCCAGAGGGCATCACCGTTACCAACGAAAAGATGACCATCATCGTTAGCGGTATCAATAAACAGCAAGTCGGCCAAGTCGCTGCGGAAATCCGTGCGCTGAAGAAGCCTGAGCCATACAAGGGCAAGGGTATCAAGTATGCTGACGAGCAAATTTTGCGCAAAGCAGGAAAGACAGGTAAGTAA
- the rpsN gene encoding 30S ribosomal protein S14, whose product MAKKSMVARDKKRLKMIAKYAAKRAELKELGDLDGLQKLPRNSSPTRHKNRDSISGRPRGYMRQFGLSRINFREKAAKGEIPGITKSSW is encoded by the coding sequence ATGGCTAAGAAATCAATGGTCGCTCGCGACAAAAAGCGTCTGAAGATGATCGCAAAATACGCTGCAAAGCGCGCTGAGCTCAAAGAACTTGGCGACCTCGACGGTTTGCAGAAACTGCCTCGCAACTCAAGCCCAACCCGGCACAAGAACCGCGACAGCATTTCCGGCCGTCCACGCGGCTACATGCGCCAGTTTGGTCTGAGCCGCATCAATTTCCGCGAAAAAGCAGCCAAGGGCGAAATCCCAGGCATAACAAAGAGTAGTTGGTAA
- the rplE gene encoding 50S ribosomal protein L5 codes for MAEKKTVVPAPRLKALYQEKYLKELQAELDLKNVHQVPALEKIIVSVGTGKKKDDKRHFEIVKNTVEKITGQAPVARQAKKSIAGFSIRKGMGAPIGVSVTLRGSRMYEFMDRLINVALPRVRDFHGVGLKFDKGGNYNLGIIEQSIFPELTFEETQILHGLQVTFVIKNGNKEASKALLEKFGMPFEKKGGVR; via the coding sequence ATGGCAGAGAAGAAAACCGTCGTGCCAGCTCCTCGCTTGAAAGCCTTGTACCAGGAGAAATACCTAAAGGAACTGCAAGCCGAACTAGATCTAAAGAACGTGCACCAAGTGCCAGCTTTGGAAAAGATCATCGTGAGCGTTGGCACCGGCAAAAAGAAAGATGACAAGCGTCATTTTGAAATTGTCAAAAACACTGTTGAGAAAATCACCGGTCAGGCACCAGTTGCCCGCCAAGCAAAGAAGTCAATCGCTGGCTTTAGCATCCGTAAAGGCATGGGCGCGCCAATCGGTGTGAGCGTCACGCTGCGCGGCAGCAGGATGTACGAGTTCATGGATCGTTTGATCAATGTAGCGCTCCCACGCGTCCGCGACTTCCACGGCGTCGGCCTGAAGTTCGACAAGGGTGGTAACTACAACCTGGGTATCATCGAGCAGTCAATCTTCCCAGAACTGACGTTCGAGGAAACACAGATTTTGCACGGCTTGCAGGTAACATTTGTCATCAAGAACGGTAACAAAGAAGCTTCAAAAGCCTTGCTCGAGAAATTTGGCATGCCGTTTGAGAAGAAAGGAGGCGTCAGGTAA
- the rplX gene encoding 50S ribosomal protein L24, whose protein sequence is MARIHKDDTVKIIAGKNKGTTGKVLKVNTKDQTVLVEGVGVGHRHVKPSQYNPKGGKKDIHVPMDISKVALVVDEKSGKTSRVGLVKNADGGKTRVARQAKNKEIK, encoded by the coding sequence ATGGCTCGTATTCACAAAGATGACACCGTAAAAATCATTGCTGGTAAAAACAAAGGTACGACCGGTAAAGTCCTAAAAGTTAACACCAAAGACCAGACCGTTTTGGTCGAAGGTGTTGGTGTCGGACACCGCCACGTCAAGCCAAGCCAGTACAATCCAAAAGGCGGCAAGAAAGATATCCACGTACCGATGGATATCAGTAAAGTCGCACTGGTTGTCGACGAAAAGTCAGGCAAAACCAGCCGGGTTGGTTTAGTAAAGAACGCTGACGGCGGCAAAACTCGCGTCGCTCGCCAAGCAAAAAATAAGGAGATCAAATAA
- the rplN gene encoding 50S ribosomal protein L14: MIQQESRLKVADNSGAKEVLCIRVLGGTRRRYARVGDVIVCSVKDASPTGNVKKKSVVKAVVVRTRDQIHRKDGSTICFDDNAVVIINDDKQPKATRVFGPVPRELRDMGYMKIISLAPEVL, from the coding sequence ATGATCCAACAAGAATCTCGCCTCAAGGTAGCTGACAACTCGGGTGCCAAAGAAGTATTGTGTATCCGCGTTCTCGGTGGTACCCGCCGCCGCTACGCTCGCGTCGGTGACGTGATCGTCTGTTCAGTCAAGGACGCCAGTCCAACCGGCAATGTCAAAAAGAAATCTGTCGTCAAAGCTGTGGTAGTTCGCACCCGCGACCAAATCCACCGCAAAGACGGCTCGACCATTTGTTTTGACGACAACGCCGTGGTGATTATCAACGATGACAAGCAGCCAAAGGCTACCCGCGTCTTCGGTCCAGTACCACGCGAACTTCGCGACATGGGCTACATGAAGATCATCAGCTTGGCTCCGGAGGTACTCTAA
- the rpsQ gene encoding 30S ribosomal protein S17: protein MARRTLIGVVTSAKRDKTITVTVTSRETHPLYGKQYTVTRKYTAHDETNEAGEGDKVQIEETRPISKTKSFTLVKVIEKSRGSIKLKAEVSGEAEEEAKEDNK, encoded by the coding sequence ATGGCCCGACGAACATTGATTGGCGTCGTAACGAGTGCCAAGCGCGACAAGACCATCACTGTGACGGTCACCAGCCGCGAAACGCATCCGCTCTACGGCAAACAGTACACCGTGACTCGCAAGTACACTGCTCATGATGAGACCAATGAGGCAGGCGAAGGCGACAAGGTGCAAATCGAAGAGACTCGCCCAATTTCCAAGACCAAGAGCTTTACGCTGGTCAAGGTGATCGAAAAGTCTCGCGGTTCTATCAAACTAAAGGCTGAAGTTTCTGGCGAAGCTGAGGAAGAGGCTAAGGAGGACAACAAATGA
- the rpmC gene encoding 50S ribosomal protein L29 gives MAETKKTAKAAVVKTVDDLKKEVAEKRNDLLQAKRSHAAGELVNPKALRSLRKDIARLLTQINEKESK, from the coding sequence ATGGCTGAGACAAAGAAAACCGCAAAAGCCGCAGTTGTAAAGACGGTTGATGATTTGAAGAAGGAAGTCGCCGAAAAGCGAAATGACCTGCTTCAAGCAAAACGTTCTCACGCTGCTGGCGAATTAGTTAATCCAAAAGCGCTGCGTTCACTCCGTAAGGACATCGCGCGCCTGCTGACACAAATTAACGAAAAGGAGAGCAAGTAA
- the rplP gene encoding 50S ribosomal protein L16, with product MLLPKKTKYRKVRIGKNRGNATRGNYIAFGDFALQSQSNERINSRQIESARQAMTRYIKRGGKIWIRIFPHTPVTRKPLGLKMGGGKGNPEFFVAKVKAGTVMFEMQGVSEEVAREAMRLASHKLPVKCKFIKREDA from the coding sequence ATGCTGTTACCGAAAAAGACTAAATATCGCAAAGTGCGCATCGGTAAAAACCGTGGTAATGCAACCCGTGGTAATTACATCGCGTTCGGCGACTTTGCACTGCAATCACAATCAAACGAGCGCATCAACTCCCGCCAAATCGAGTCTGCTCGTCAGGCAATGACCCGCTACATCAAGCGTGGTGGTAAGATTTGGATCCGAATTTTCCCACACACCCCAGTTACTCGCAAACCACTTGGTTTGAAGATGGGTGGTGGTAAGGGTAATCCAGAGTTCTTTGTTGCCAAGGTAAAGGCCGGCACGGTGATGTTTGAAATGCAGGGCGTTTCAGAGGAAGTCGCTCGTGAGGCGATGCGCCTGGCTAGCCACAAACTACCAGTCAAATGTAAGTTCATCAAGCGGGAGGACGCATAA
- the rpsC gene encoding 30S ribosomal protein S3: MGQKVNPINFRLQVHKNWSSRWFTANKKEFAEAIRQDHEIRELIEKKFASRPTINRIEIERSANLITVTIHTAKAGVVIGRGGAGVNELKKQVEKIVGQAVRINIEEVRRPELAAKLVAENIARQLERRINFRRATKMTAQNTMSAGAKGIRIEVAGRLNGAEMARREKVIEGSVPLHTLRADIDFHCARAQTPAGIIGVKVWIYKGERSR, translated from the coding sequence ATGGGTCAAAAAGTGAATCCAATCAACTTCCGCCTACAAGTTCACAAGAACTGGAGCTCTCGTTGGTTTACGGCCAATAAGAAAGAGTTTGCGGAGGCAATTCGCCAGGATCACGAAATCCGCGAATTGATTGAGAAGAAATTTGCCTCACGCCCAACCATCAATCGCATTGAGATTGAGCGGAGTGCCAACTTGATCACGGTAACCATTCACACGGCGAAAGCTGGTGTGGTGATCGGCCGTGGTGGTGCTGGCGTGAATGAATTGAAAAAGCAAGTTGAGAAGATTGTCGGTCAGGCGGTTCGCATCAACATCGAAGAAGTGCGCCGACCGGAACTAGCAGCTAAATTGGTGGCTGAGAACATCGCCCGCCAGTTGGAGCGCCGCATCAACTTCCGCCGCGCAACCAAAATGACTGCACAAAACACCATGAGTGCTGGTGCCAAAGGTATCCGCATCGAGGTAGCTGGTCGTTTGAACGGTGCTGAAATGGCACGCCGCGAAAAGGTGATCGAAGGCTCTGTGCCACTACACACTCTTCGCGCTGATATCGACTTCCACTGCGCTCGCGCCCAGACACCAGCTGGTATTATCGGCGTGAAAGTGTGGATTTATAAGGGAGAAAGGAGTCGCTAA
- the rplV gene encoding 50S ribosomal protein L22, which produces MADTTYTVRAYAKGVDQTPRKVSLVAALVRGRTVADALVILEHVPKRAALPVKKAIDSAKANAINNHGLDAKSLVITTLSVTTGTRLRRFKPASRGRALPFQKKTSNILVEVTGTEKPKKAPAKKPETKAKTETKPAKPAAKKAAETTAKKEEK; this is translated from the coding sequence ATGGCTGATACAACTTATACTGTTCGCGCTTACGCCAAAGGTGTTGACCAAACACCACGCAAAGTTAGCTTGGTGGCTGCACTAGTACGCGGCCGCACTGTCGCTGACGCATTGGTTATCTTGGAACACGTGCCAAAACGTGCTGCTTTGCCAGTCAAAAAGGCTATCGACAGCGCCAAGGCAAACGCCATCAACAACCACGGTTTGGACGCCAAGAGTCTGGTGATCACTACCCTGAGCGTTACTACTGGTACACGCCTACGCCGCTTTAAGCCAGCGTCACGCGGCCGTGCCTTACCATTCCAGAAAAAGACTTCAAACATTTTGGTTGAAGTAACTGGCACCGAGAAGCCAAAGAAAGCGCCTGCGAAGAAACCAGAGACCAAGGCCAAAACAGAGACCAAACCTGCCAAGCCTGCAGCGAAAAAAGCCGCCGAAACCACGGCAAAAAAGGAGGAGAAGTAA
- the rpsS gene encoding 30S ribosomal protein S19 — translation MSRSLKKGPFVDVKLAKKVAALSLDDRTVIKTWARASTITPEMVGRTIAVYNGKMHVPVLITENMVGHKLGEFSPTRKFRKHGGKDKK, via the coding sequence ATGAGTCGTTCATTAAAGAAAGGTCCATTCGTCGATGTGAAGCTTGCGAAAAAAGTCGCTGCTCTCAGCCTTGACGATCGAACCGTTATTAAAACGTGGGCGCGCGCTTCGACCATCACCCCAGAAATGGTCGGTCGAACCATCGCCGTCTACAATGGTAAGATGCACGTGCCAGTGCTGATTACCGAAAACATGGTTGGCCACAAACTCGGTGAGTTTAGTCCAACTCGTAAGTTCCGTAAGCACGGCGGAAAGGATAAGAAGTAA
- the rplB gene encoding 50S ribosomal protein L2 — MPVKAYNPTTPARRGMTSQDLSDITTRKPLKSLIKAKKQNAGRNNQGRITVRHRGGGVRRHYRLVNHNLPAGLTLTVEEIEYDPNRSARIARVKDQYNLYHYVLADTSMVKGKTIQTGEEAPIDASNRLPLSAIPVGTMIYAIELTAGKGAQMVRAAGAKAQLMAKEGNYATIKLPSGEVRKVRLEATAAIGTVGNVQHQNVKIGSAGRRRRKGIRPTVRGVVMNAADHPHGGGDGGRHGTGKAPRTPWGQLTLGYRTRRRKGSNKLIVRTRHDAKRKR; from the coding sequence ATGCCAGTGAAAGCTTACAATCCAACCACTCCTGCTCGTCGCGGCATGACGAGCCAGGATTTGTCGGATATCACGACAAGAAAACCGCTCAAAAGTCTGATCAAAGCCAAAAAGCAAAATGCCGGCCGCAACAACCAAGGCCGCATCACCGTGCGTCATCGCGGCGGTGGCGTTCGCCGTCACTACCGTTTGGTGAACCACAATTTGCCGGCTGGATTGACTCTGACGGTTGAAGAAATTGAGTACGATCCAAACCGCTCAGCCCGCATCGCTCGAGTGAAAGATCAGTACAATTTGTACCACTACGTGTTGGCCGACACCTCAATGGTCAAGGGCAAGACGATTCAGACTGGCGAGGAGGCGCCAATTGATGCCTCAAACCGCCTGCCATTGTCTGCTATCCCTGTTGGTACGATGATTTATGCTATTGAACTGACTGCCGGCAAAGGTGCGCAAATGGTTCGCGCCGCTGGCGCCAAAGCTCAGTTGATGGCCAAAGAGGGCAATTACGCAACTATCAAATTGCCATCCGGTGAAGTTCGCAAAGTTCGCTTGGAAGCAACCGCTGCCATCGGTACAGTCGGTAACGTCCAGCACCAGAACGTCAAGATCGGTTCAGCCGGCCGCCGCCGCCGCAAGGGTATTCGCCCAACGGTTCGCGGTGTCGTCATGAACGCCGCAGATCACCCACATGGTGGTGGTGACGGTGGTCGCCACGGTACTGGTAAAGCACCACGTACGCCATGGGGTCAATTGACGCTGGGTTATCGAACTCGCCGCCGCAAAGGCTCAAATAAATTAATCGTACGCACGCGTCACGACGCGAAGAGGAAGAGGTAA
- a CDS encoding 50S ribosomal protein L23: MKQMTIIPRISEKAYAQSANGVYVFRVPLNLNKNEIKAAVEAQFDVTVLKVKTLVQDGKAVRFSRGKNRYPGTTTRKDWKKAYVTLKDGDKLDVFDAVEQQMEETK, from the coding sequence ATGAAACAGATGACAATTATCCCACGCATTAGCGAGAAAGCCTATGCACAGAGCGCCAACGGCGTGTACGTGTTCCGCGTTCCGCTCAACCTGAATAAAAACGAGATCAAAGCAGCAGTTGAAGCGCAATTTGACGTTACTGTTCTGAAGGTGAAAACCTTGGTACAAGACGGCAAGGCTGTGCGTTTCTCACGAGGCAAAAACCGCTATCCTGGCACAACCACACGCAAGGATTGGAAGAAGGCTTACGTGACGCTGAAAGATGGCGATAAGCTCGATGTGTTTGACGCAGTAGAGCAGCAGATGGAGGAGACCAAGTAA
- the rplD gene encoding 50S ribosomal protein L4 encodes MAESTKLPKDIFAVEVPNHELLKLAYDSYLANARLASATTKQRGEVSGGGKKPWKQKGTGRARFGSIRNPIWRGGGVVFGPRGNENYTKKLSKTAKKVAIRQALTVANEAKKIVVKDIKTTGKTKEVATFLADNKFERRVLIVVDEKTPELMRATNNIQNVLVIRASYLSVYHILNADTIVMTPKALPVITEWLSKEEA; translated from the coding sequence ATGGCTGAATCAACCAAACTTCCTAAAGACATTTTTGCTGTTGAAGTGCCAAACCACGAACTGTTGAAATTGGCATACGACAGCTACCTCGCCAACGCTCGTTTGGCAAGCGCAACCACTAAGCAGCGCGGTGAAGTTTCCGGTGGTGGTAAAAAGCCATGGAAGCAAAAGGGAACTGGTCGAGCACGTTTCGGTTCAATCCGTAACCCAATCTGGCGAGGCGGTGGTGTGGTCTTTGGCCCACGCGGCAACGAAAACTACACCAAAAAATTGTCTAAAACCGCCAAGAAAGTGGCAATTCGCCAAGCCTTGACGGTAGCCAATGAAGCGAAGAAGATTGTCGTCAAAGATATCAAGACGACTGGCAAGACCAAAGAAGTCGCAACCTTCTTGGCTGACAACAAGTTTGAGCGCCGCGTGCTGATCGTCGTGGACGAAAAGACGCCAGAATTGATGCGCGCGACAAACAACATTCAGAACGTATTGGTAATTCGCGCGAGCTACCTCAGCGTCTACCACATCCTGAATGCGGATACTATTGTCATGACCCCGAAAGCTCTGCCAGTAATCACTGAGTGGCTGAGTAAGGAGGAAGCGTAA
- the rplC gene encoding 50S ribosomal protein L3, with the protein MKTLLGTKLGMTQLLAEDGKAIPVTLIQAGPVTVTQVKTVETDGYNAVQVAYGEGKNLSKAVAGHVKPAQVTPKHIREFRVDEIPEGLKVGDEINVSAFEVGDSVDATGTSKGKGFAGTIKRHNFKRHRKTHGGKGNTRKPGSIGSMYPQKVFKGKTMAGHMGHERVTVKNLEVAYVDPETNLIGVKGAVPGPRKGLIILGGNK; encoded by the coding sequence GTGAAAACACTTCTCGGTACCAAACTTGGTATGACCCAGCTCTTGGCTGAAGACGGCAAAGCCATTCCGGTAACGCTGATCCAGGCCGGCCCTGTCACCGTGACTCAGGTGAAGACCGTCGAAACCGACGGTTACAATGCGGTACAGGTCGCTTATGGAGAGGGTAAGAACCTGAGCAAGGCCGTGGCTGGACACGTCAAGCCAGCCCAAGTGACCCCGAAGCATATTCGGGAATTCCGCGTCGACGAGATCCCTGAAGGTCTCAAAGTTGGCGATGAAATCAACGTTTCCGCGTTCGAAGTCGGCGATTCTGTCGATGCGACCGGAACCAGTAAAGGTAAAGGTTTCGCTGGAACCATTAAACGCCACAACTTTAAGCGTCACCGCAAGACGCACGGTGGTAAAGGTAATACTCGTAAGCCAGGTTCAATTGGCTCGATGTATCCACAAAAAGTGTTCAAGGGTAAGACGATGGCTGGCCACATGGGCCACGAGCGCGTTACCGTCAAGAACCTGGAAGTGGCATATGTTGATCCAGAGACCAATCTGATCGGGGTGAAGGGCGCTGTCCCTGGGCCACGAAAAGGGCTGATTATTTTAGGAGGTAACAAGTAA
- the rpsJ gene encoding 30S ribosomal protein S10, which translates to MAQDTGIKIRIRLKAYDHKVIDQSAKQIIDTAIRTGANVAGPVPLPTRRSTYTVVKSPHVYKMGGETYERRVHKRLIDITNATPKTIDSLQNLNLPAGVDAEIRM; encoded by the coding sequence ATGGCTCAAGATACCGGGATTAAAATCCGCATCCGACTGAAGGCGTATGACCACAAAGTCATCGACCAATCAGCAAAACAAATCATTGACACCGCAATTCGCACCGGCGCGAACGTTGCCGGCCCAGTGCCGCTGCCAACTCGCCGCAGTACCTACACGGTGGTAAAGAGCCCACATGTATACAAAATGGGTGGTGAGACCTACGAGCGCCGCGTTCACAAGCGCCTGATCGACATCACTAACGCCACACCAAAGACCATCGACAGCTTGCAGAACTTGAACTTGCCAGCTGGTGTTGACGCTGAAATTCGTATGTAA
- a CDS encoding L-lactate dehydrogenase: MVNKQKLVIIGGGGMVGATTAYACALRSVIEEIVLIDRNADLAWGQAADINDAMGLDRNVVVRTGDYADINDDDIVVITAGSPQLPSQTRLELVGVNANIMRDIVKNIMAGGAKPYLVVVSNPVDVLTYVALKESGLPKTRVFGTGTTLDTSRLKSYLADALNVDSKAVDAYILGEHGDSSFSTIETAQVGEVPIRKYPGFTEELVEGIEQKIRDRAYRVIETKKSTYFAIGFVVSKIVSALRQSTRTVYPVCSLAEGEYGLDNVVLGLPSIICCDGVKILTGYPLTEREKQSLNNSAAIISEMIAHLDKAQEN, translated from the coding sequence ATGGTGAATAAACAGAAATTGGTGATTATCGGTGGCGGCGGAATGGTTGGCGCGACGACGGCGTACGCTTGTGCGCTGCGCAGTGTGATTGAAGAGATCGTATTGATCGACCGCAATGCGGATTTGGCATGGGGTCAAGCTGCGGATATCAACGACGCTATGGGGCTTGACCGCAATGTGGTGGTGCGCACGGGCGACTACGCTGATATCAACGACGATGACATCGTGGTTATCACCGCCGGTTCACCGCAGTTGCCAAGTCAGACGCGACTGGAGTTGGTCGGCGTCAATGCTAACATCATGCGTGACATCGTCAAAAACATCATGGCTGGTGGCGCCAAACCGTATTTGGTGGTCGTCAGTAACCCAGTTGATGTATTGACCTATGTGGCGTTGAAAGAGTCGGGGCTGCCAAAGACCCGAGTGTTCGGCACGGGAACGACACTGGACACGTCACGGCTAAAGTCGTACCTGGCCGACGCGCTGAATGTCGATAGCAAAGCAGTCGACGCATACATCTTGGGCGAGCATGGCGACTCCTCGTTTTCGACCATTGAGACGGCGCAGGTCGGCGAAGTGCCGATTCGTAAATATCCAGGCTTCACCGAGGAATTGGTTGAGGGCATCGAGCAGAAAATCCGTGACCGCGCCTACCGAGTGATTGAGACAAAGAAGTCGACGTATTTTGCCATTGGCTTTGTGGTTTCTAAGATTGTTTCAGCCCTACGTCAGTCAACGCGCACGGTCTATCCAGTCTGTTCACTGGCCGAGGGTGAATATGGTCTGGACAATGTCGTACTGGGCTTGCCGTCGATCATTTGTTGTGACGGCGTGAAAATTTTGACGGGCTATCCACTGACTGAGCGCGAGAAGCAGTCGCTGAATAATTCCGCTGCGATCATCAGCGAGATGATTGCCCATCTTGATAAAGCCCAGGAAAATTGA
- the tuf gene encoding elongation factor Tu encodes MADAFDRSKPHVNVGTMGHVDHGKTTLTAAITAVLAKRLPSAVNKPIAYDQIDNAPEEKARGITIASSHQEYESPKRHYAHVDMPGHADYVKNMITGAAQVDGAVLVIAATDGPMPQTREHVLLAKQVGVPKLVVFLNKMDMADEEMVELIEEEVRELLEANGFDKDSPIIKGSALKALEGDEKYEDAIMELVDAMDSFIPEPTRDMDKPFIMPIEDVFSIKGRGTVATGRIEQGVVKLNDEVEIVGLKPTQKSVVTGIEAFKKSLDQGQAGDNAGILLRGIERSDIERGQVLCKPGTITPHTEFEAEVYILKKEEGGRHTPFSKGYKPQFYFRTTDVTGEVELPADKEMVMPGDTVTFKVKLLAPIAMEQGLNFAIREGGRTVGAGVITKINK; translated from the coding sequence ATGGCAGATGCATTTGACCGAAGCAAACCGCACGTTAACGTGGGTACAATGGGCCACGTTGACCACGGTAAGACTACGCTGACCGCTGCGATTACTGCAGTGTTGGCTAAGCGCCTTCCAAGCGCAGTTAACAAACCAATTGCGTACGACCAGATCGACAACGCACCAGAAGAAAAAGCCCGCGGTATTACCATCGCGTCTTCACACCAAGAATACGAATCACCAAAGCGCCACTACGCGCACGTTGACATGCCAGGTCACGCCGACTACGTCAAGAACATGATCACCGGTGCTGCTCAGGTTGATGGTGCAGTTTTGGTTATTGCTGCAACTGACGGTCCAATGCCTCAGACTCGTGAGCACGTGCTGCTGGCAAAGCAGGTTGGTGTGCCTAAGTTGGTTGTCTTCTTGAACAAGATGGACATGGCTGACGAAGAGATGGTTGAGCTGATTGAAGAAGAAGTTCGTGAGCTCTTGGAAGCTAACGGCTTTGACAAAGACTCTCCAATCATCAAGGGTTCAGCTTTGAAGGCTCTTGAAGGTGACGAGAAGTACGAAGACGCCATCATGGAATTGGTTGACGCTATGGACAGCTTCATCCCAGAGCCAACTCGCGACATGGACAAGCCATTCATCATGCCAATTGAGGACGTTTTCTCAATCAAGGGTCGTGGTACTGTGGCAACTGGTCGTATTGAGCAGGGTGTTGTTAAATTGAACGACGAAGTTGAAATCGTTGGTTTGAAGCCAACTCAGAAGTCAGTTGTGACTGGTATTGAGGCCTTCAAGAAATCTCTTGACCAAGGTCAAGCAGGTGACAACGCTGGTATTTTGCTTCGCGGTATTGAGCGCAGCGATATTGAGCGCGGTCAGGTTCTGTGTAAGCCAGGCACCATTACGCCACACACCGAATTTGAAGCTGAAGTATACATCTTGAAGAAGGAAGAGGGCGGTCGCCACACTCCATTCTCCAAGGGTTACAAGCCACAGTTCTACTTCCGCACCACTGACGTGACTGGTGAAGTTGAATTGCCAGCTGACAAAGAAATGGTTATGCCAGGCGACACCGTAACCTTCAAGGTTAAGTTGCTCGCCCCAATCGCTATGGAGCAAGGTTTGAACTTTGCTATCCGCGAAGGTGGCCGTACCGTTGGTGCTGGTGTGATCACCAAGATCAACAAGTAA